Part of the Leishmania infantum JPCM5 genome chromosome 29 genome is shown below.
ggcgcacACACTGCGCTGACGCCGTGCATgtacgcacgcgcacaaggaCACGGGAATCCGCAAAGGACATGCGAAAGAAaatgaggagggaggcaacagcaacgcagagatgatgatgatgcgcGCTAACACGAAGGacacagagggagggtgCAACGTGAAGGAAAGCGAATTGTGGATagcccgcacgcacgcgcgcatatGCAGACACGCTGAGACACAACCGGCGAACAAGTGGCGTAGTGTGGAGAAGGGGAAAGTCAACGGCAGAGAGAAGCCAGCTGTGCGGCATATGCACCCGAGCACAGCTCAGATACGCGACGAGCTGCTCAGCCGGCAGCGTCTTACTCCCCGCGATAGAGAAACTCCTCCATCAAGCGCTGGCGTTTCGTCCCGACCTCGGCAcgggcgtcggcgtcgtcatcGCGCCCCTGAGAGGAGGATGTGAGCTTTCCAGGCCGGCCCTTTGGCGCACTTGCCTTGACAGGACTGCGCTCCGTGATCTTCGCGGACGGCTGGCTCACAATCACTACACTATTGCCTGTGCTCTGGCGTTGAGAGGCCCGGGATGCCGGGCTGCTGCCAgcccctgcgccgccgcggcgagagGACGGAGACGATGATGTCGCACGTTTTTTAGTGGGCAGATGCGTGAcgtctcgctgctgctgcgacgcggACGGAGACAACAACAGCATTCTTCTGCCATGGTCGTCCTGCTCATCTTCAGAAATCAGCACGTGTTCCTTCTCCCCTGCTCGATCCACCGCcccatgcgcagcagcggtgggaACTGAAGTGGGAACAGGGGCCAGCTTCAGGAACTGGTCGCGGTACCGCGTGTTAGAGGGAAGCAGCGCAAGCACCTCATCGCCCAGCTCGGGGTTGCTGCATGCTCTCAGGGCCTTCGAGGAAGCCGCTTTTCGTCTCGTGCGCGCCGTCTCCTCGCTGTTGCTCCAGACAAGATCAGGCGCCGTGTCACCGGCAGCGATCCACGTTCGCGAAGCCGACCCGGTGACGTAGTGCCGCATGCATTGTTCGTACTCTTCGTCCGTGAGCACGCCGTGCGCGACGGATGGAACGAGTTGGCTCATCTAGCGACTCGCCTGTCTCTGCTCGTGTGTAAGTATGCAAGTGTGTGCATGCTGGGTACGCGGTGGTGAGCACGAGTCGGGTGGAAGCGTGAGTCCACTGAAAAACGGCTACGGAGGCTTGCGCttgcagacacacgcacgcacgcacactaACAACAAAGCAAAGGCTCTACAAGActgcccttttttttcgctgcaggagcgggggcgtgtgtgtggtggagGACAAGGCAGGTGCCGTGCGTATCCAGAGAGGGAGATAAAGAAAGAAAGCACGTAAAGGAGACTGTCCCTGTACCCGACGACGGCGGGAAGCGGAAAACAGGGCAGGAGATGATGTGgaaggaagacgaggaaggaAAGCAGGGTGATTAGCGAGTATGTGGCCGTGGCAGGCATGTTGTGTGCACCTCTCACAGTGCCACTTGACCGGCTCGGCGTGAGGGGTCGACACTAAGGAAGGAAGCAGCCGTGGGAGTTTACCAAGGTGCCCTCATGCGACTCCTTCCTCACCAAAGGTAATGGCCGCCTCGTTCTTTTCAATTCAGCCAGCCAGACCCCAGCGGATGAGCCATCTGGGTctgtgcaccgccgccgctgccttcgctGTCGCTCCTCCACGCATGTATGCGTGCCATTCACGGCGGTGTGGAGTGTTCAAAGTGAGCGCGGCCATCGGCCTTCGCACGAGCGCATGCAGCCCCCCACGCATGCATGCAAGAATGGGACAGAGACTGGCATCATGCATGTACCTGTGTGtatgttgtgtgtgtgtgtgtgtgtgtagcgTAAAGATTGATTAGTAGATGATTATACGCTTGAGTGCTGcccacacgtacacgcacgcatgcgtgtacacgcagaagaaagagggagatgAACGTCTCTCTCCACGATGCGTTTGCCAGGACACGTGCGGCTGTGttcgagggagggggtgcagcagcttAGTGTTCAAGGTAGTTAGCACAGATATATTCGAGACAGGCACATACATCTGGAGgagtgcgccgccgcaacacGGGGTTGGAAGAAACCACAGCGAAAGACCGGCACAGCTGCTCTAGTCGCGCATGCTGAACGCCGCCCATTCACCCGGCGGCTACCTCCCTCCCGTCGCCTGCTCAGTGGACTGCTGCTTTCGCTTGCGCACATCAGCGCGCTGCTTGTCCTTCTTTCCCGCCTCCTTCTTGGAGCGACGCAGGGCGTGGCGCTCCTTCGGCGTCAGCTCATCAGTGCCAACATCGGCGAAGCGGTGCGAAGAGCCGCGGTAAAGGTCTTGCGGGGCCAGCGCGTTCTCGCGCGTTGTGGCGAAGTTGCCCACATTCTcgatcaccaccgccggtgccTGGTTCTCcactgcacgcacgcgcgcatcgAGGTCTTGCTGCACCGGCTTGGGAGTGTAGTGGAAGTTACTCAGGGCATCGAGGTGCTGAGCCAGCCGCTGCCACATCTGGATCGCCCGCAGCTCATCTTTCTCGATCTCCGTGAGCGGCTCGGCTTTCGGGGCGTCAGGGCCGCcggctgcctcctccgcgagTCTCTGCCTCTCCAGAAAATCCTTTTCGTAGAGGTCCATCAGTGACATCTTCGACTTCTGAGCATCGAGGGCAGCGTCATACTTCGGGTGGGCAATGTCAGCCTCCGTTGACAAGGTCGTCTTGCGCTTCACATCGTCATAATTCTCGTCCTGGATGCGCTGCTTGATGCGGTCCTCCAGCTTGGCGGTGAACGCTTCGGTTATGACTGGGACCGCCTTCATGCCGTACTCAAACTCCAGGTTGTCCACCTCCAGCAGTGCGTCGCGCGGGCGCTTGCTGGCGGCCGTCTCGCCCACCATGCTCCAGTCGGTGACAAAgagccgcttctcctccatcTTGCGCACCATATGCTgctcgcgcaggcgctccttctgcagctcaGACAGGCTTGGGTCCTCTAGCGCGGCGAGCAGCTCCTCATCCATCTCCTCACCCTCGCCCTGAAGTGCAGCACCGGTGCCGTCGTCATCATCACCGCCACTGTGCCCCGCACGACCGCCGTAGCCCCCGTGCTCCTCTTCGAAGTCGCCCGCCTCGTCGTTGAGGATGTCGCCCTTGCCAAAGTACGTCCCGTCCTGCTCGTTGTACGCTTCACCGGCCGCATCGTTGGCCGGATCGTCGAGCTCGATGTCCTCCTCCATATCTGGGTCCtcgtccccctcctccccaaaGCCGCGCCCGTCATCCTCGAAGTCGTCGCCGTACAGCTCACGGAGCgcggccagctcctcctcggacTCCGCGCCACCCTCGGCTTCCGCCATGGCTCGCAGGTTGCGATCCCGCGCGCGCCGGTCTGACGGCGTCCCATCCCGCTCGTCCTCTTCGAAATCCACGTCGTCCTCttcttccgcctcctcgcggcgacggcggcgcgacCTGCCGTGGCCAGAGTCCTCGCCGTCCCAGTCGTCCTCCtcatcgtcctcctcgccggcaTTGTCCTTGCCGAAGGCGTAGCGCCATGAatcgtcgccaccgccgccacctttCTTCGCCTCCTTCCGCAACTTGCGCTTAGCCGCCTGCTTCGCCAGCAGAGCCTCAATCTCCTCATCCAAGTCACTCTCGTCTAGCTCCGAGGTGCGGGTAGAGAGGATGTCCTTCTCCGCGGTGTCGCCGCCTGGCTTGTGTGCGCTACGGCCACCGTCATCGCCTTTGCCTGACGGTGCCTCGGCCTTGCGGGattgctgccgcgccgccttcgctgaGGTGCCCTTGCCGCTACCAGCGTAGAGCATCTCTGCGCGGCGGACGTTGTTCTCTAGCTGGCGGAGCACCGGCCGCATCAGCATGTTCAGCTGACCCCACACCTGCTCCGTGGTGATGTGCCGCTCCTTACGCGTCTCGATGGTGTTCGAGAcgaagcgcagcgcaggTGAGTGCAGCTTCGTCGCCAGCGAGTACAACGCGGCGAGGGACTCCCGCGACACGGTATCCCCGCCTCGACGCGAGGCAACGAGGTGGTCCAGGTGACTGCTTGTGAGTCGCTCCAGCACGTGCTTTGACGAgcgcagctggccgccgagcggtggcgccgccaccgccttgCCAGGCGATGAAGCGGAGGTACTAGCAGATGGcatttggggggggggcaaccGAGAAGCTAGAGACACCGCAGCGCGTATGCGTGACTGGGTGCGTGTCGGACGAAGACGCAGTGGAGAAGTCGCGCGACGGAGAGGCACGGGggcccctgccgctgctgcttatatatatatatatgtgtgtgtatgtgcggcGCACAGGGAGatccacacgcgcacgcacacccacacacggcGGCCTGTTTCGATCTCTCTGCTGTGACTGTGTTGTGGTGGTATTgtgtgtcggcggtgaggtggcGTGCCAAAACAACTCaaccccttctcctccacgcacgcacgcacggcgaCGCAGATTACGGATTAACAAGGGAGTACAGAAATAAGGGGTCAAGATGCGAGGAGACACGACGGGTCGCGGAGGTGCGTCCCGCTAGCTGCTGGcttctgtgtgtctgcgtctgtgtggaAAAGAGATGGACCCGTGCGCTCTCGTAAGGGATGCTGCGCACTCGGCCAGCGTCTGCGTGCTGAGTGAGCTgtagggagagagggagagaaagacggCATCGCAGAATAAAGAGCACAGCGAATCGGCGTGGGTGAAACCGATGAACAAACGCGGTAGCGAAAGACGCGCCGGCTAGCAAGTCGGTGAATGGCGAACGTGGTCGTACGCCTTCGCTGCGTACTTCACAAGATTGCAAGCAAAGGCTCGGCGGGTACACGTCGTCGCATGTCATGTCGGTCCACCAGGAAACGCACGGCATACCAAGCGAGAAGGGGCCAGAGGAGGGCCTGAGAACTTGACAAGCGGCAGTTTCACGGCATGTACCGCAACCACTGTTCTccacccaccacctccgctcATGTGAACATGTCAGTTCACAcatgcccctctctcccctacATGTCCTCCTCGGTCGCCACTCTCACCGGCGTCTTttgggtgcgtgcgtgcgtgtgagtgcgcATTCGATCATATCATTGACGCACACATCACGTGCAAAAAAGGTGGGGAGTGGTGTTTCCGTtccatctctctcctcttcagGATGCCTCAGCTGTGTGCATGATGTGTCTTACCGTGGAGATGTCCCTTCTACTCTCCTCTACTGCACGTGAGGAAGAGCGCTAGAGAGACCGCCACCGAGAAGCCCGTAAACGTCAAAGAACCTGCACTCCCCCCAATCTCCTCGGCCGACTCCcagccctccctcttcctctgtaTACCTCTTTATTCAGCTCTGCCACTCCTCTGCGTTGTATACGGCACCACCGACCTTTCCCAGTGCAGCCCCTCACACGGCGTAAGTGCAAAACACAGCTGCCCCCCAATATCTGCCGGCTCTCTCTACCTAGTATGCACCGAGTAAAGCAGATGGCATGGCTGAACCCCCACTCACACGAGGCTGCTGGGCaggatggcggcgatgggacagagagagaaaaaaaagaagtcTCTTCGCAAATAAGCCACTCATGCGAAAGTCTGTTGAGAACGAGcgaggaaaagggaggaggaagggcggcagaggaggagttGAGCCagatgcggcggcaccaTCTCGAGGTACGCAGAGATGCcgaacgcgcgcacacccgcatGGCACACGCGTCGGCACGAAACAAGTAAACGACCAGAAGGAAAACACAAGGAGAGCGAAAATGATAATGCCAACCATAAAAACCGCGCACAAATGCGTGACtgaggggaagagaaaaggacGCACAAGTAGAAGAAGCCCAGCGTAACTTTATGTTCACATGAAAGAAGTATCCGCGCCATCTCCGTTATCGCAGGGTGGAAGTcttttgggggaggggaggagtAGACGGCTATCGTTGTAGTTGCCGCTCTGGGAGGCGGGTCGCCATGAGCGCGCTCGCAACAGCGACGATGGTGATAGTCAGGTGACCCAGACGCCAAGGTGCGccaaggggagggggagggggggggacagcGTCGGGTGACTGGCCTGTTACAGatcgccctcgccgtctgTTTCAGCTTCTTCGTGCGCATTGGTGTCAACCTTcggctgctcctcctcttcctcagtCTCCGTGTCGGAGACGGTGTACTCGGCGTCgtccggcggcagcagcgagtcgTCCGCGCTCAGGtcaacgctgctgcggagcaGACGGTTAATGCGCTTCGAGTAGGCCGCCACGTCCGCCACCGGGAACTCGGCCTGCAAGTTTGCCGTATCGTACAGCACCCACGCAATGTCTGTCGCCacctcgtcatcctcgtccaCGGTGAAGCGCTTGAACATCTCGTCCACCAGCGGGTGGCGGTAGTTAACCTCCAGCACACGCTCGGCAGTCATCTGCTGGTTAGCGAGGGACATTGACTGGCCGCGCATGATGCTGGCCAGGCGCGCCGTGATCTGGTTCTCACTGGAGGACACAATGAATGCCTCATTCGTCATGCGCTTCGTCAAGATAACCTTGCGCACTTCCGAGTACCCGAAGAGCGCGCGCAGATGAGTAAAGAAGGAATCGTACTTTTCCTTGCGCTTTCTATCGACcactcgctgccgcgcgtcgctctcctcgaactgcaccccctccttcgCGAGGTTGATGAGCTTCTTGCCCGCAAAGTCAGTCAGCTGCGACACAACGTACTCGTCGATGGCGTCCGTCATGAAGATCACCTCAACATCGTGGTTGACGGCGTCCTCCAGCACTGGGGACTTCTTGATCCGCGCCACCGAGTCGCCGGAGAGGTAGTAGATGCCCTTCTGCCCTTTCTTCATGCGGTCCACGTAGGTCTGGAGGCTGATGTACTCGCTTTCACTTCTACTGGACTTGTAGCGGAACAGCTTCGTGAGGCGATTGCGGTTGTTGCTGTCCAGCATGACACCGAGACGGAGATGCTTGCCATACAGCTCCCAGAACTTGGTGTAGGCCGGCTTCTTGAGGTGCGTGTGTCCAGACGGAGCCGGGTTCTCCACCTGCTTCCCGTTCGCGATCGCCTCGTCCTGCGCTGCAATGTCGGCGAACATGCTCAGCGTCTTACGCACAAGTTTCTTCTTGATCACGCGCAGAATACGactctcctgcagcacctcacGCGACACGTTCAGCGGCAAGTCGTTGCTGTCCACAATGCCCTTGACAAAATTCAGGTAGCGCGGCAGCAAGTCGCGGAACTCGTCCGTGATGAAGACGCGGCGCACGTACAGCTTTATGTTCGTGTTCGGGACAGCGTTGTCGTCAGAGAAGGACGCCGGATCCACGGTGGTGGGGACGAAGAGGATCGAGTCGAAATCCACCTCTCCCTCGACCTTGAAGTGGTTGAAGTACAAGGGGTCACGGTAGTCGCCGGAGAAGGCCTTGTAGAACTTGTGgtactcctcctccgtcacgTTGCCAATCGGACGGGTCCAGATCGGGCGGTTCTCGTTCACCAGCGTCCAGCGCTTCTCCTTTACAACGCCCTGCGTGTCCCCTTCCTTGTCCGggtcctcctccacggcaCCCTCGTCGAggctcctctcctccgcggccgactccggcgtcgctgccgtgctcgccacctccacctcctcctggACGTAGATGGGGAAGTTGATGAACTCACTGTACTGGTGAATCGTCTTTTTTATCGTTTCAGCGGACAGGAACTGCTCAGCGTCCGGCTTTAGCTCGATGGTGATCTCAGTACCGCGGCCGAGCGTGTTGCCGCGCGGGTCGGGGTAGAGGAAGTACTGTCCATCCCCCTTAGACTCCCAGACATACtgctcgtcgctgtcgtcgctcTTGGacgcgacgcgcacgcggtcGCCAACGAGAAAGACCGAGTAAAAGCCGACGCCAAACTGGCCAATCAGGTTGTTTTGGTCGCCGCCAACAGCGCCGACACCCTCCTGCAGTTTCTCGAGAAAGTGCTTGGTGCCAGAGGTGCCGAGGGAGCCGAGATGCTTTGCCAGTTCCTCCTTCGTCATGCCaacaccgccgtcgcgcagaATGAgctcgctcttctccttgtCGAAGGAGATGCGGAGGTCCATCGTCGGGGCCTCGCCATCCTTCGTGAGCGGCTCCTTAGGGGAGGTGAGGTAGAGCACACGAATTTTGTCAagtgcgtcgctgccgttcgATATCAGCTCGCGCAAGAAAACAGCGCGGTTGGTGTAAAGGGAGTTGACGAGTATGTCCAGCATCTTCGACACCTCGGCCTGGAAGGCGATGGGGGTGCCGCGGCCATCACCAGCGGACACCGTGACGgagccgagcagcagcagtgccacgAGCACCACGCGGAGTAAGCTCGAGTTCGCCATGGTTGGTCTCTGCGCCCAACAAGGGAAAAGAAATCTTTTAAGAGAAGACGACAACACCGAACGGAGATCGAGAGCGAATCAGGAAAGGGTGTCGGGCTGCTTTGCAGAGCCGGCGGTGTTTGCTACTATTTACTAACAAGATGGCTGCCACGGACTAGAGCTTACTCTAACTGTTTCGTCGAATACGGCGACTTACTCTGtagctgcgcggcggctgaaGAGTGCCGAGAGGAGAAGATTGGCTCTTACACACgcctgtttgtgtgcgtgcacacaaGTCTCGGCTacaagggagaggggaaaagAGGGGCAGAGGCAGGGGcaggggcacacacacacacacagagggagggagggagagagagctcGTATTTGCACGAGAATAGAAAAGCGCAGTGGGCgaacaaaacgaaaaagaatgagcgagcgagcgagctgCGAAGGGTGAAAGCGTGCAGGCGCGAAAGAACGGGAAAGAATAAAGGCGGAGGTTTGCGAGTTGGCGAGACGTGAGTGAGTGCCCGCGcatcgtgtgcgtgcagagaaagagggtggCGAAGGGCGCTGCCACAGGTGTCACTGCCGATGTCCTGCACGTATCAACAAGAGCAAGAGCAGAACAGAGGAAAGCGATGCAGAGCAGTCACGCGAGCGTTTTGTTGCCGCGTGATGATATGGAAAAGCGACGGTACGGTTGTGCACAGAGTGGAcgtcacacacgcactcgtATGTTGGGCTCAGGTAGCATTGGATAGGAATGAGGGGCAAGGGGTGACAACACACATGGGCCCGGCACTGCGTTGACGACAGAAGTAAAGGAGAAGCACCTGTCCTCTCGCTGTGGGGTGGTTGAGCTTGACCTAGATGCGGACGGAAACAAGATGCCTCCTCTAACTTCGTGGCCAGCAATGCATGTGCACGTCGGTTATCCAGGCCGGGCCACGCATGTGAGGCAGAGAGCAGCCGAgggagcgcgctgcacgctACTGCTGTcaagccgctgccgttttTTCATGATCTTCTGCTTTGAAGGTGATGCATGCCTGGCGAGTCACGCACTTCACGCTACAATCACGGCGCTGTGAACAAAAACAAAATCGCTGTCATGCAGCCACACACGTCGCCAGCGGCAAACCACTTGTGATTCCCTTCACTGAATGGTGTGCTTCATGCTACCCTCACCTCCGTCCTCTACGCGAAAGACGCGCACCACCGGGCCaaccggcgccgcggccgcgccaccgtcgccgatgCCTTCCAAGCTCCTCTGCGCGCGCTCGTAGCGCAACTGCATGCGACGTTGGCGGTCTTGCACCGCGAAGTAACGCGGCAGCAGGTACGTCACGGCCAGCCAACCAAACAAGCCGGCGCCGAAGACGCACAGCACCACCTGCAGTTTGCGCAGCATCGACAGATTGTGCCTCAGGTCTCTCTGACGTTTTTCTCGCTGGTACTTGTCAACACCCTGGTTCATAATCTGCTGCGCTCGCGCCGAGCTCTTCACATCGAACTTACGGCTTGTAGACTCACTCACAAACTGGCGTGCCTTACACGCCTCTCTCTGACGTCTCTCCAGCTCATCCAATGGGATGCCAAGCTCCTTCTCCGGATTTTGACGTGCAGCGCGAAGCAACCCCTGGACGCTGTCGGTGGTCACTCGGGCCGACTTcaccgcatcgccggcggATGAAGAGCTGAAGTCGCTAATGCCGTCATGACTAGCCATCCtcagggaaggaggggagagagccGGGAGACGAGCAGAGTGGTACGGGTGAGCACGCAACAAATGTAAGCAagcgaaggaaaaagaggCCGGGGGACGCCGGCGGCACGGAAATGGAAACGCCTCGAAGTACTGCTActcacgcgcacaaacacatacGCGGCCTGTGTCCTCCTGGCGCAACCTCCcctctttgttgttgttggagCGCCTCCGTGCTGCTATCGCACCTGCTTATGCTTGCACCGCTAGCCAAAGGCAAACACAGCAGTGTCCGCACGTGCACAGAGGGGCGGGTGAtaagagaggaggagacagagagacaacCCCACACCACGGAAAGGTCGAAGAAAagtgcggggggggggtcgcCGTGGTGGCAGAAGAGTGGTGGCAAAcctcagagagagaaagcgagagaaagaaaggaTAAGAGACACgaccgtgtgtgtgtgtgtgtgtgatttGCCGCATAGGAAGCAACGGTTgatgtcctcctcctccttttgcCTCAGCCCTCTGCACCACATCTCGGCgcgacgcgcacgtgccgaATCCGCAACAGCGGAAAGAAGAGAGCCGAAGCACGCAGACATACAGAGAGAAGCTAGCAAGCAAGAACGTCATACAGCCGAGGCCAAGTCCTCagtggggagagggcgtgCGCGGCAAAATGTTGGCCAAGCGTAATCACCTCATAATCCAAGTGCTCGTCCCTCGTTGCATTCGTCtcttgtttttcgttttcgaAGTGCTCAACAACTCTTATTCATAACCACACGCATACGAACGCCACCATGGTCCTTCGCGACCAGGCGCACAGGTCATTCCTCCATCCACACCTTTCCAGTCAACACACGTTGCCTGTGCACTCTTGGTGCGTTGTACAGATCAACACGCGGCATTCAACTTCGTTATAAGTAAAACCAACGGAGCACACGAACGGAACCAAAGAAGAAgtaggggagagggaggaggcagagagtGTCGCACACTGAGGAGAAGGGAAtgagagaagaaaaacggTGAAGGCTAAAAAAGGTGCATCTCCAcctccccgccgctgccacaccacacgtgcgcaccgaGACGCTCACGCACGAGCGCACTGTCCCTTCCTTGGCCTCCCGCGCCATCcgcccctttctctctccaccctctcACTGTTTTTCCTTGACGCTACGCGCATAAAGATGCGCAGCCGTGGAAATCCTCACTTGCCACTTCCCCTTGCTTTTGGAGGGCTGCCGACACGAcgtgtctctgtgcgtccatgtgtgcgtatgcgggTGCACCTGTCCCCATCCCAGCATCTGTCGTTGTAGATGGTGGGGgtgagagaagggaagggggaggggggcgcagCAAACATCAGTGAGGGTGTCCAGAGCAAAAACGACGAAGAAAGGACTGAACCATGAAAAACAAGAGGGCAAAACGAGGAAGCGAGGCACACCGACAAGAGCGCGACTCACACCGAGCCGAAGACGGAAGGCAGAGCGATGCGCCAACGGAGAATCAGTGACCgggaagaaagagggggaagagagacgaaggaaaaaagggagaggagacgtgggcgcgtgcgtgtgcgtcttcaCGGGTAAAGCGTGCCCTCCCCTTTCGCACCAGGCAGGCAGagcgaaagagagacagaggcacgtgcacacgcacacgcacgcgcccaccAGTGATGCAGCCTTTCATTCTGCACACGTGAGCGAGCGGGCTGCCACCGAGTAGAGGAGGTAGGGCGGGGGAGGTTGCGGGAggggcacagagagaaaggtATTTGAGAAACAGCAAAGACATTTGCTGAAGGTTCAAACAGACATTCCCTCGCTTCCGGCCCCGCCATCACACATAAGCACCGGCACACAAGCACTCAGAGATGCACACTcccagagagagaagagcgcagAGATGAGAACGAGTGGCCGCCACAGTTGGCAGAGTGTGGGCGGAGGGAAAAGAGGATGGCAGGGAGGGCAGGAAAgagccgaaaaaaaaaagcaataAGAGAAAAAGGCAACACATGCAAAAGCCCAGAGTGAGGGGGCGCCACTTCCGCTCGATGTGCCGCCCCTCCCGTCCACTCCTTTCCATTAGCTCTTCTCCCTTACCTGATGACAGACGTGGGGGATGTCAGCGCGTGTTAATATCACGCGGTCCGGTCTCCACCGCACTCTCTGtgaggaagccaagcagccctccccttccctaTCCCTGACAAAATGCCTTAACACTTCTGGTGGTTACAAGGTCAAGCAC
Proteins encoded:
- a CDS encoding putative U3 small nucleolar ribonucleoprotein protein MPP10, translating into MPSASTSASSPGKAVAAPPLGGQLRSSKHVLERLTSSHLDHLVASRRGGDTVSRESLAALYSLATKLHSPALRFVSNTIETRKERHITTEQVWGQLNMLMRPVLRQLENNVRRAEMLYAGSGKGTSAKAARQQSRKAEAPSGKGDDGGRSAHKPGGDTAEKDILSTRTSELDESDLDEEIEALLAKQAAKRKLRKEAKKGGGGGDDSWRYAFGKDNAGEEDDEEDDWDGEDSGHGRSRRRRREEAEEEDDVDFEEDERDGTPSDRRARDRNLRAMAEAEGGAESEEELAALRELYGDDFEDDGRGFGEEGDEDPDMEEDIELDDPANDAAGEAYNEQDGTYFGKGDILNDEAGDFEEEHGGYGGRAGHSGGDDDDGTGAALQGEGEEMDEELLAALEDPSLSELQKERLREQHMVRKMEEKRLFVTDWSMVGETAASKRPRDALLEVDNLEFEYGMKAVPVITEAFTAKLEDRIKQRIQDENYDDVKRKTTLSTEADIAHPKYDAALDAQKSKMSLMDLYEKDFLERQRLAEEAAGGPDAPKAEPLTEIEKDELRAIQMWQRLAQHLDALSNFHYTPKPVQQDLDARVRAVENQAPAVVIENVGNFATTRENALAPQDLYRGSSHRFADVGTDELTPKERHALRRSKKEAGKKDKQRADVRKRKQQSTEQATGGR
- the LPG3 gene encoding putative glucose regulated protein 94, with protein sequence MANSSLLRVVLVALLLLGSVTVSAGDGRGTPIAFQAEVSKMLDILVNSLYTNRAVFLRELISNGSDALDKIRVLYLTSPKEPLTKDGEAPTMDLRISFDKEKSELILRDGGVGMTKEELAKHLGSLGTSGTKHFLEKLQEGVGAVGGDQNNLIGQFGVGFYSVFLVGDRVRVASKSDDSDEQYVWESKGDGQYFLYPDPRGNTLGRGTEITIELKPDAEQFLSAETIKKTIHQYSEFINFPIYVQEEVEVASTAATPESAAEERSLDEGAVEEDPDKEGDTQGVVKEKRWTLVNENRPIWTRPIGNVTEEEYHKFYKAFSGDYRDPLYFNHFKVEGEVDFDSILFVPTTVDPASFSDDNAVPNTNIKLYVRRVFITDEFRDLLPRYLNFVKGIVDSNDLPLNVSREVLQESRILRVIKKKLVRKTLSMFADIAAQDEAIANGKQVENPAPSGHTHLKKPAYTKFWELYGKHLRLGVMLDSNNRNRLTKLFRYKSSRSESEYISLQTYVDRMKKGQKGIYYLSGDSVARIKKSPVLEDAVNHDVEVIFMTDAIDEYVVSQLTDFAGKKLINLAKEGVQFEESDARQRVVDRKRKEKYDSFFTHLRALFGYSEVRKVILTKRMTNEAFIVSSSENQITARLASIMRGQSMSLANQQMTAERVLEVNYRHPLVDEMFKRFTVDEDDEVATDIAWVLYDTANLQAEFPVADVAAYSKRINRLLRSSVDLSADDSLLPPDDAEYTVSDTETEEEEEQPKVDTNAHEEAETDGEGDL